From a region of the Armatimonas rosea genome:
- the fmt gene encoding methionyl-tRNA formyltransferase, whose amino-acid sequence MRVIFFGTSPFAVPTLQALHDSAHTVLAVVTQPDRPAGRGMQLAESAVKKAARALGYETVLQPERVRRKPFPEELAALEPDALVVVSFGQIIPQRVLDIPRHGGINVHASLLPRWRGAAPIHRAIMAGDTETGVATMRMEATLDTGPVFLEARLPITPDDTTLLLEPRLAEAGALLLVQTLDRLEQEPGWEPTPQREEGMTYATMLTREDGFLDPTAESAALLANRVRALTPRPAGVLLLVGKEVKVLEAQVLQGEEQDVPGTVVALTKAGIELATLAGRLRLVTVQPVGKPVMAAAAYANGARLRLGDLASRP is encoded by the coding sequence ATGCGTGTTATCTTCTTTGGAACCTCTCCCTTTGCGGTGCCGACCCTGCAAGCGCTTCATGACAGTGCCCACACGGTTCTTGCCGTCGTGACCCAGCCGGATCGGCCGGCGGGGCGTGGGATGCAGCTGGCGGAGTCTGCGGTCAAGAAAGCGGCGCGCGCACTGGGCTACGAGACCGTCTTGCAGCCCGAGAGAGTGCGCCGCAAGCCCTTCCCCGAGGAGCTGGCGGCGCTGGAGCCGGATGCGCTGGTCGTGGTCAGCTTTGGGCAGATTATTCCGCAGCGGGTGCTGGATATCCCACGACACGGCGGCATCAATGTGCACGCCTCGCTCCTGCCTCGCTGGCGGGGTGCGGCTCCGATCCACCGTGCGATCATGGCGGGCGATACTGAGACCGGGGTCGCGACCATGCGGATGGAGGCGACTCTCGATACCGGGCCGGTCTTTCTAGAGGCGCGCCTTCCGATCACCCCTGATGATACGACGCTTCTCTTGGAGCCTCGCCTGGCGGAGGCGGGGGCGCTGCTCTTGGTGCAGACCTTGGATCGCCTTGAGCAGGAGCCTGGCTGGGAGCCGACGCCGCAGCGGGAGGAAGGCATGACCTACGCTACCATGCTCACCCGTGAGGACGGCTTTCTGGACCCGACTGCGGAGAGCGCGGCGCTCTTGGCCAATCGCGTCCGTGCTCTCACCCCTCGTCCGGCGGGCGTGCTCCTGCTGGTGGGGAAAGAAGTGAAGGTCTTGGAGGCGCAGGTCCTGCAGGGTGAGGAGCAAGATGTCCCGGGGACCGTGGTGGCGCTCACCAAGGCGGGGATAGAGCTGGCAACCCTCGCAGGGCGCCTGCGCCTTGTGACCGTGCAGCCGGTGGGCAAGCCCGTGATGGCGGCGGCGGCGTATGCGAATGGTGCGCGGCTCAGGCTCGGGGACCTCGCGAGCCGCCCATAA